The sequence CGAGGGTGGCGCGATCGCACCCTACTAAAGTAAAACTAAGCACAAATAAAATTAAGATAGTTTTTTTCATAAATAACAATGACTCAGCTTTAAAGTGTATAGGTAACAACAAATAATATTAGCATTTTATTTTTTTGTTTGAGCTAAGGTGCGCTGTACACAAATAGTGAAAACATCCTCAATAAAGGAGAGTGCTTTTTAGTTAAAAAATTTCAGTTAAATCTAAAATAAAATCAGGCAAAACGTTTTCTCCTGAGAGGTTTTGAGGATTACTTAAAATTTCCTTTTCTTTTCCTCGACGATATATTTCAACTTCTTTTTTGTCTGGGTTAATTAACCAGCCCAATTTAACTCCACTTTCCATGTATTCTGCCATTTTTTCTTGGAGCATTTTCAGGGAGTCGGTATTACTCATTAATTCTAGTACGAAATCAGGGGCGATGGGTGGAAATTTAATCTTTTCTTCTTCGGTTAACTTATCCCATCTTTCTTTCTTGATATATGCCACATCAGGGGAGCGATTACTACCCATGGGTAATCGAAAACAGGTTGAGGAATCGAAGATATATCCTAGTTTTTTTTGACGATTCCAGATGACAAAATCCGCATTCAATTCGGCATTTTTTTTGCCAGTTTCTCCTCCAGTGGGCGACATAATGATTAATTCTCCCTTTCTATTTCTCTCCAACACTAATTCTGGGTTATTAGTACACAATTGATAAAACTGTTTATCTGTAATGGTAAAGATAGAATCAAAGTTAATGGTATAGGCATTCATCATCACTTACTCC is a genomic window of Cyanobacterium stanieri LEGE 03274 containing:
- a CDS encoding Uma2 family endonuclease codes for the protein MNAYTINFDSIFTITDKQFYQLCTNNPELVLERNRKGELIIMSPTGGETGKKNAELNADFVIWNRQKKLGYIFDSSTCFRLPMGSNRSPDVAYIKKERWDKLTEEEKIKFPPIAPDFVLELMSNTDSLKMLQEKMAEYMESGVKLGWLINPDKKEVEIYRRGKEKEILSNPQNLSGENVLPDFILDLTEIF